A genomic segment from Glycine max cultivar Williams 82 chromosome 1, Glycine_max_v4.0, whole genome shotgun sequence encodes:
- the LOC100805880 gene encoding ADP-ribosylation factor-like protein 2 — MGLLSIIRKIKRKEKEMRILMVGLDNSGKTTIVLKINGEDTSVISPTLGFNIKTITYQKYTLNIWDVGGQKTIRSYWRNYFEQTDGLVWVVDSSDLRRLDDCKFELDNLLKEERLSGASLLILANKQDIKGALTPEEIAKVLNLEAMDKSRHWQIVGCSAYTGEGLLEGFDWLVQDIASRIYMLD; from the exons ATGGGTCTTCTGAGTATCATAAGGAAAATCAAGCGGAAAGAGAAGGAAATGCGAATTCTAATGGT CGGATTGGACAATTCTGGGAAAACCACAATCGTTTTAAAGATAAACGGAGAGGACACCAGCGTCATCAGTCCCACGCTCGGCTTCAACATCAAAACCATAACTTACCAAAA GTATACTCTAAATATATGGGATGTTGGGGGGCAGAAAACAATAAGATCTTACTGGAGAAACTACTTTGAGCAAACAGATGGTTTGGTTTGGGTGGTTGACAGTTCAGATCTGAGAAGGTTGGATGATTGCAAATTCGAGCTCGATAACCTTCTCAAGGAAGAG AGGCTATCTGGAGCATCTTTACTGATATTAGCAAATAAACAGGACATAAAAGGTGCCCTTACACCTGAAGAAATAGCTAAG GTGCTGAActtggaagccatggataaaTCTCGGCATTGGCAGATAGTTGGCTGTAGCGCATACACTGGTGAGGGTCTGCTTGAGGGATTTGATTGGTTGGTCCAGGACATAGCCTCCAGAATCTACATGCTTGACTGA